The following proteins come from a genomic window of Eleginops maclovinus isolate JMC-PN-2008 ecotype Puerto Natales chromosome 8, JC_Emac_rtc_rv5, whole genome shotgun sequence:
- the LOC134868071 gene encoding zinc finger protein 703-like, with amino-acid sequence MKYLPPGSVSKRFELRETSDSPKSLAGAVGSLLAPLDPLRQARRLPIRVLKMLSAHTGHLLHPEYLQPLTPAPVSIELDAKKSPLALLAQTCSQIGKPDPPSSSKLGSSCSQGDKEPSSRSSSSSHKHGEHRPSLEDKCSFKPYNKGSGDSRRDGVTSSSSSSSSDKAGFRVPSNNVTTNGNSTNGQQSYPPHAASPSSRASSGTPPGHTQQLNKLSQSPGSQSRTPSGETAREQGSPTSTSSSNNPKKDADKTNLDSPHDANSSHVRASTNCSNSSSDGGSHHEGGKAESAHPNLGPGRITPISPYKTSQPLFPLPSSNIGYHGSVVGAYAGYPSQFVHGLDPTKSSLGMGKHPGSSPLTGASPPSFMQSVCRDPYCLSYPSVSHLGGSNCNSCVHDPSSTLKSNFPLVYPSHPLHSLHQNSMSSSVSSSLTHPLYTYGFMLPNDPQPHACNWVSAGGPCDKRFATSDELLAHLRTHTAMPLGMDSKLLSVSSSGPANCHLHLPHQSSPGSMPSSLSLRAPHSLGLARYHPYSKVHLPPGPSPIALHSLPTTGPYYPHYALYSQRLGSASALGYQ; translated from the exons ATGAAATATCTGCCTCCAGGATCAGTAAGTAAGCGTTTCGAGCTCCGTGAGACCAGCGATAGTCCGAAGTCTCTCGCTGGTGCTGTGGGCTCTCTGTTGGCCCCTCTGGATCCTCTCCGGCAGGCTAGACGGCTTCCCATCCGAGTCCTCAAGATGTTGAGTGCGCACACCGGACACTTGCTACACCCGGAATATTTACAGCCTCTGACCCCTGCACCCGTGAGCATTGAG ctgGATGCCAAGAAGAGCCCACTGGCCCTGCTGGCACAGACCTGCTCTCAGATTGGTAAACCAGACCCTCCGTCTTCATCCAAACTCggctcctcctgcagccagGGGGACAAGGAGCCCAGCAGTCGGTCATCCAGCTCCAGCCATAAGCATGGGGAGCACCGCCCCTCTCTGGAGGACAAGTGTAGCTTCAAGCCTTATAACAAAGGCAGTGGAGACTCTCGCAGGGACGGAGttaccagcagcagctccagcagcagcagcgataAGGCCGGGTTTAGGGTACCCAGCAATAATGTCACCACTAATGGAAATTCAACAAACGGCCAGCAGTCGTATCCACCCCACGCTGCTTCACCCAGCTCCAGAGCAAGCAGCGGCACCCCACCAGGACACACCCAGCAGCTCAACAAACTGAGCCAGTCTCCTGGTTCTCAGTCCCGGACTCCTAGTGGAGAAACTGCCCGTGAGCAGGGCAGTCCCACAAGCACGAGCAGCAGCAATAACCCTAAAAAGGACGCAGACAAGACCAACCTGGACAGTCCTCACGATGCAAACTCTAGCCATGTTCGAGCCAGCACGAActgcagcaacagcagctcTGACGGAGGTTCCCACCATGAGGGGGGGAAAGCGGAGTCTGCCCACCCTAACCTTGGCCCTGGACGCATTACACCCATTTCTCCTTATAAGACAAGCCAACCGCTCTTCCCCCTGCCTTCCTCTAATATTGGCTACCATGGATCTGTAGTGGGGGCTTACGCTGGCTACCCGTCCCAGTTTGTTCATGGGTTAGATCCAACAAAGTCCAGCCTCGGCATGGGAAAGCACCCAGGCTCCAGCCCTCTCACAGGGGCCTCCCCTCCGTCTTTCATGCAGAGTGTATGCAGGGACCCCTACTGTCTAAGCTATCCAAGTGTTTCCCATCTTGGTGGAAGCAACTGCAACTCCTGCGTCCACGACCCTTCCTCCACTCTCAAATCAAACTTCCCCTTGGTGTACCCCTCCCACCCGCTGCACTCCCTCCACCAAAACTCCATGTCGTCCAGCGTGTCCTCCTCCCTCACACATCCCCTCTATACGTACGGCTTCATGCTCCCCAATGACCCCCAGCCCCACGCCTGTAACTGGGTCTCAGCCGGTGGGCCGTGCGACAAACGTTTCGCCACGTCCGACGAGCTCCTGGCTCACctccgcacacacacagccatgccCTTGGGGATGGACAGTAAGCTGCTCTCGGTTTCCTCCTCTGGACCTGCTAACTgccacctccacctcccccaCCAGAGCAGTCCCGGCTCCATGCCCAGCTCCCTCTCCCTCAGGGCGCCCCACAGCCTGGGATTAGCTCGCTATCATCCCTACAGTAAGGTGCATCTGCCCCCTGGACCCTCCCCCATCGCCCTGCACTCTCTGCCCACCACAGGCCCGTACTACCCTCATTACGCTCTCTACAGTCAAAGACTCGGATCTGCATCCGCTCTCGGCTACCAGTGA